ACCCGCTGGAATTGCGGTAGTCGGCGGAGGCGGAGCCGATGACCTTGCCCGCGCCGTCCACCGACCCGTCGGCGGTCTTCGTGGCCACCTCGGCCCTGCCGTCGCCGTCGTAGTCGTACACCTGGAACTGGGTGTAGTGCGCCCCCGAGCGGATGTTCTTGCCCAGGTCGATGCGCCAGAGCCGGGTGCCGTCCAGCTTGATGCCGTCGAGGACGGTGTTCCCGGTGTAGCCGGACTGGGAGTTGTCCTTGGCGTTGGTCGGCGTCCACTTCAGTACGAAGTCGAGTGCGCCGTCCCCGTCGAGATCGCCGACGCTCGCGTCATTGGCCTCGTAGGTGTACGCCACCCCGTCGGGGGTGGTGCCGCCGGCCGGGGCGGAGATCGGGACGTCCTTGTAGCCCGTACGGAACTGCACGGCGTGCACCGAGTCGCCCTGCTCCACGCCGTTCACGACGGCGCGCACCGTGTAGTCGGCCTGGGCGGGCGCCCCGGAGTGGAAGTAGTTCGTGGAGCCCGTGACCGGGGCGGAGTTGAGCTTCGTGCCGGCCCGGTAGACGTTGAAGGCCACGGTGTCGGAATCGGTGCCCAGCCAGCGCCAGCTGACCAGGTTCCCTGCATCGGTGTGCACACTCACCACACCCCGGTCGAGCGCCTCGACCTGGCGGGCGGTCGCGGCGGACGAGGTGTCGGGCAGGGCGACCAGTCCGGCGGCGGCGAGGACGCCGGCGAGGACGGCGGTCAGCAGATGGCGTCGGCGGAATCCGGGGGAGTGCGGGCGCGGCTGCGGGTGCTGCACGGTGAATCCTCCTGCGCGGTGGAAGGCATGTCCGTGCTGCTGTCGCCGCCGGGGCGGGGAAGGTTGCCGGGGGTGGTGCGCCCACCCACAGGAAGTGTGATTAAGGTAAGCCTTACCTAATGGCTTCGAAGGGCTTCTTGTGCGTGCGTGGGGTGTGAAGGCCGTCCTCGGCCTGTCCGTCATCGGTGGTCTGCTGGCCGGATGTTCGTCGGGTGGTGGCAGCGGTACGGGGAGCGAGGGCGCGGCCGACGGCTCGCGCAACAAGGTCGCCGGGGCCGAGCAGGGGCCCGCGGCGGCGCCCAGCGCACTGGCCGCCGGTATGGGGACGAAGGCCGCGGACGGGGTCTTCCCGCGTACCGTCACCCACTTCAAGGGCAGCACCGAGATCACCGGGAAGCCCGCGAGGGTCGCCGCGCTCAGCACCGGGCAGCTCGACGACCTCCTCACGCTGGGCGCCGTCCCGGTGGCCGCCACCCGCGGCGACAACGCCGGACTCGTACCGGACTATCTGGCCGACGCCTTCCCGCAGCAGAAGGCGCAGCTGGCGAAGATGGCCGACGTCGGCACCCGGGCCGCGCCCAATCTGGAGGCGCTCTCCGCCGCGCAGCCCGATCTGATCCTCATCAACTCCTCGCTCGCGGACCTCTATCCCAAGCTGTCGAAGATCG
The sequence above is drawn from the Streptomyces sp. NBC_01465 genome and encodes:
- a CDS encoding iron-siderophore ABC transporter substrate-binding protein, with translation MRAWGVKAVLGLSVIGGLLAGCSSGGGSGTGSEGAADGSRNKVAGAEQGPAAAPSALAAGMGTKAADGVFPRTVTHFKGSTEITGKPARVAALSTGQLDDLLTLGAVPVAATRGDNAGLVPDYLADAFPQQKAQLAKMADVGTRAAPNLEALSAAQPDLILINSSLADLYPKLSKIAPTVVTKGQGINWKRDLLLVGDAVGKGDQAQTLLNGFAEDAAAKGKALGAGGTAVSMVRFTPDRTRMFGVSSFTGSIAVDMGVGRPKSQSFKAISQDISSERIDLADGDWIFYSVQGDPAKTDAGSVLAGPLWKSMKAVKGEHAVKVDDDPWYLNAGPTAARLVVEQLTASLGS